The Peptoanaerobacter stomatis genome includes the window CTACTCTTATAACATTTTGATTTTCTTGTTCTATTTTCTTTGATGAAGAATTTATATTATCTACTATTTTTTTACTGTTTTCTACAGCTGTTGATATTTCTTCAAATTTCTTGCCTGTTTCGTTTACTTTTTCTTCTTGCTTGTTTGACATATCTGTTGCAGATTGCATCATTGATACGGCACTTTCTGATTTTACTTTTAATTCATCTATTACTTTTCTTATTTCTTCTGTGAAACCTGCTGATTGTTCTGCCAATTTTCTTATTTCTTCTGCCACTACTGCAAAGCCTTTACCTGCTTCTCCTGCTCTTGCAGCTTCTATCGCGGCATTAAGTGCAAGAAGATTTGTTTGATCTGATATTGATTGTATCATTTCTGATGCTGTTGATATTTTTTCTGTGCTCTTATTAGTATCAAATATTACTTCACTTACTTTTGATTGTATATTTTGATTTTCTTCTGATATTTCTATAAGCTCTTTAAGAACTTCATTACCTTCTTCTTTTTTAGCATATATTGTATTCGTGGATTCTGAAAGTTGTTCTAATATATCAATCATTTCGCTTAATAAAGAATTTGAACGCTCTATACTTTGCGCAGCACTTTGTGTGTCTTGTGCTTGTGATGTAGCTCCTTGTGCTATATTTCCGACTGCACTTGCCACTTCTTGAGATGATTCTGATGTGCTTTGTGATGTAGCTGTCAACTCTTCTGCAGTAGCTGCTACATTTTGAGTATTTGAAGATATAGAAGTTATAAGGCTCTTTAGGTTATCTACCATTAGTCTGATACTTCTTAACATTGCGCCTATTTCATCATTATTGTTTCTATATGCTCTTACTTTAAGAGAATCTTCTTCTACATCAAGATTATATTCTGCCATTTTACCTATGGCGGATTGCACAGCTGACAGTGGGAAACTTACCATTTTTCTGATAGATGTAGATACTACAAGTATTATTATTAAAATCATAACTATGCTTATGATTATTGTTAAATACATATTATATCTTGCATAGGCTGTAAATGAACTGAGTGCATTTGTAGAACTGTATACCCAGCTTTTATCTACGCCTTTTATTTTAATAGGAACATATATAACTTTTGACATATCTCCAGTTAAAGTGGATTTCCTATTAATCATAGTTTCTTTATCATTATTTGCATTTTCTATTGCATTTCTTGTACCTTCATCGTTTTCTGCAACATTTTTAGTGAGCAAGGCTTTGTCATATGAGTTGGCTACTATTGTTCCGTTGCGTGCCAATATAGTTTTGATGTTATTTTTGGATACACCTTCTATTTTTTCTATTTTTTCTTGAAAAGTATCCAAATTTAAAACAGCTACTACTACACCTACTACATTTCCATTGTGTTGTATGGGGATTGACAAGCTCGTAATAAGATTATCGGAAACGGAGGTATAAGGAGGAAGTAGCACATTGGTTTTATCTTGCATAGGTTTTGTATACCATGCTTCATCTTTTGGAACTATTGTTTTCATTGAAACTGTATTTCCGGATGAAACAGCATATGGTCCAAATCTTCCTGTAGGATTGTCTGGAGTTTTATATTGTTCATCTTTTCCATCGAAGGCATTGGGTTCAAAAAATATTCCGATAGAGTCTATATCAGGGTTGTTAAGAGTTATTTTTTCAAGACTCTTGATTACGAGATTTCTGCTTCTTTCTTCTACAGGACTTTCCAAAATTTGTTCAACTATTATTTCCATATCTTTTGCACTTTGGTACATACCGTTAAACATAGATTCGATTTCTAAAGCGAGTTTACGAGTTTTTTCAAGCTCTATGGATTCATTGGTCTTTATAGCATATCTGTAATTGCTTGCAGAGTCATAGACAGTTTTGGCACCTAATATAAGAATCAGTACCGCAGCTATTATAGAGCTGAGTTTAAATCCAATACCCAAAAACTTTTTTTTGCTAATTTCCATGTTGTCATTTTTAGATTTTTTTAAAAACATGATAATTGCACTCCTTTACAATATAGTTTATATAGTAGCTTTTAATAAAATAATATTCTCCTATAAAAATAAAATAGGAGATAGAAAACAATTTAATTATTGGTATGGTATTATCCAATATTTTATAAAAATATAACAGAATTATATGATTTATATTAGCACATTATAATTATTTTTTCAATGCAAAATATGATTATAATATATTATATAATTCTTTTATGCTATTTGTAAAACTTATTTGGTATTTATCCCATATTATTATTAAAAATATAGTTATAAAATATCATCATTAATATACTAATTTTATTTTCGGCGTATAATTTATCATAATACTAAAATGGAAAATCATAATAATTAAAATTCTTTCAATAAACTATGTATATTAACGGTTATATATTATATAGGTTATCTATAATTTTATTAGAAAGTAGTATAAATATTATTTCAAATTATAAAGTCTTTAAGCTTTATATAATTTGTGATTAAAAAAACATGAATTTTTAAGTACATAATTATAATATAATTTTAATTAGTGTTTATCATTAAATATAAATTTTAGAAAAAAATTCTTGACAAATCAAAAAAAATATATAAAATAATTTATATAAAAAATTTTATATATTTATAAATTAAAGGAGAAAGAATATGTTTGAACAAGTACAAGAGATAATAGCAGAAGTTTTGGGAACTGATAAAGAAAATATAAAATTGGAGAGCAATCTGACAGATGATTTGAATGCTGATTCTCTTGATGCGTTAGATATAGCTACTCAAATAGAAGACAAGTTATCTGTTAAGATACCTGATGAAGAGTTTACAAAATTTCAAACAGTAAAAGATATAGTTGACTATCTTGAAAATAACAAATAATTGAATTAAAAAAGTATAAAATGATTAGTGGGGTGTAAAAAGATTAACTTATTTTTTATTCTGCTAATCATTTTTATTTATAATGAAAATAGAATTTTTGTGTAAGTTTATAAATATAATGAATATTCATTAAAAAATATATAGTATTAATATGAATTTTTAAATAATTAAAAAAGATATATCTATAACTTATTTTTTTAATTATTATATCTAATGAGTATAAATTTTATATGAATGGAGTTTTTATGAAATTTGAAAATATAGGAAGTAAATTGCTTTCGTTTGCCAAGAGTTCTACTATCACTTGCAGTCATTGTAAAAAAGAGGTTAAAAAAAGTGCTGTAGAAAAATCAAACTATATTTGTCCTAATTGTAATTTGTATTTTAAAATGCCTGCGGTTAGCAGAATAAAGAGTATATTGGATTCGTATGATGTCATATCTAAAAATCCTGATATATATGACCCTATAAATTTTCCTAATTATAAGGAAAAACAAGTTGATATGAGAAAAAAAACTGACTCTATGGAGGCTGTTTTAAGTGCGGTAGGTAATATAAAAGACGAGAGAGTTGTAGTATGTGTTATGGACCCTAATTATTTTATGGGTTCTATGGGAAGTTATGTCGGTGAAGAAATAAGCAGAACATTTATATACGCTAAGGAAAATAATTTACCTGTTGTGGTATTCAGTGCATCAGGTGGAGCAAGAATGCAAGAAGGAATATATTCTCTTATGCAGATGGCTAAGACGACAATGGCTGTAAATGAGCATAACGAGGCTAAATTATTGTATATATCTTGTATGACTAATCCTACAACAGGAGGAGTAATTGCAAGCTTTGCATCTATTGCTGATATAATAATATCAGAACCCCATGCGCATCTTGGTTTTGCAGGACCGAGGGTAATAAAACAAACTATAAGACAAGATTTACCGGAAGGATTTCAAAGTGCAGAATTTTTATTAGAGCATGGATTTTTGGATGACATAGTTCCAAGAGAAAATCTCAAGGAATATATATATACGCTTATAAGATTGCATAAGAATGTAAGAACAATCAATTAATAGAGTTTAATTTTTGCAATTTAATTATAGATAAGTTTTATAAAAAGGTTTGATTTTTAGGAGATTAAGATGGAACAAATGGGATATATTGACAACTCATATGCTTATGATACGGTGTGTAGGGCAAGAGATAAGGAAAGGCCTAAGGCTCATGAGTTTGCAGAAAATATTATAAAAAAACAAATTATTTTGCATGGAGACAGATTTTTCGCAGATGATCCTTGTGTTTTTGGAGGGATAGGATTATTTCACAGAATACCTGTTACTTTTATCGGTATGAGAAAGAGCAAGGAAATATCTGAAAATATAAAATTTAATTTCGGTATGCCAAATCCTGAAGGATATAGAAAAGCAATAAGACTTATGGAGCAAGCTGAAAAGTTTTCAAGACCTGTTATAACCTTCATTGATACACCGGGAGCATATCCTGGAATAGGAGCTGAGGAAAGAGGCCAAGGAGAAGCTATAGCATCTTGTATTGCTTGTATGAGTAGGCTTACAGTACCTACTATTGCAGTATTTACAGGAGAAGGTGGAAGTGGAGGAGCTTTGGCTTTTGCTGTAGCAAATAAGGTTATAATGATGGAAAACAGCATATATTCTGTGCTTTCACCTGAAGGTTTTGCTACTATATTATGGAAAGATGCAAGCAGAGCTAAAGAGGCGGCAAGCATTATGAAACTTACAGCTAAAGAATTATTTGATTTTGGTGTGGCAGATGACATAGTAAAAGAAGATGATTGGAGCAGTGAAGAAGCTAAGAAAAGAAATTTTTTAAGATTAGATAGAACAATACAATATCATCTGCTTAAATTAATGGATATGAGCAAAGAAAATGTGTTAAAATCAAAAAAAGAAAAATTTTTCAGCATGGGAGAGATAAATGGGGTTAGAAATTAAGAAAACATCATCATATCTACCTGAGAAAATAGTAGAAAACTCAGAATTTGAAAAATATCTTGATACTTCTGACGAGTGGATAAGTTCGAGAACAGGTATAAAGGTAAGACATTTTGCAAAGAATGAAACAACATCTGATATGATTTCAAAAGTATGCGAAGGATTTGAACTTACCGAAGAGGAAAGAAGTAAAATAAAAGCGGTTATAGTTTCAAGTTTAACTCCTGACAGCCTTATGCCTAATATGGCTTGTCATGTGCAAAATTTTCTTGGTCTAAATGAGGATATTTTTGCAACTGATATAAATATGGCTTGCAGTGGCTTTGCAGGTGGAGTTACTCTTATAGAAGGTATTTTACAAGAAGGAGATTATGGGATAGTCATAGGAGCAGAAAAATTATCAGGTATAATAAATTTAAATGACAGAAATACTGCTGTACTTTTTGGAGATGGTGCAGGCGGTGTTTTAGTTAAAAAAAATAATGATGTAAGTGCTTGTGATTTTGGTGCAAGTTATTCAGCAGACGCATTAAAGTTGAGAGATTTTAGGGAATCTGAAAATTATGTAAGTATGGATGGTAAAAAGGTATACAGATTTGCAGTAGATGTAATTACTAAAAGTATAGAGAACGTACTTGCAAAGTTAAATAAAAAACCTGAAGATATAACTTATTTTATATCTCATCAGGCAAATGAAAAAATATTAAAGTCAGCTTGCAGAAAATGGAATGTTCCTATTGATAAATTTCCTATGAATTTGCAAAGTGTAGGGAATACTTCATCAGCAAGTATACCTCTTATATTAGATGAAGTTAATAAAAAAGGTATGCTAAAAAAAGGTGATGAAGTAATATTTTGTGGATTCGGTGGCGGTCTCACATGGGTTTCTTATTATGTTAAGTGGTAGTTGGAGGAATGTATGATAAATAAATTATTGGGAATTAAATATCCTATACTTCAAGGTGGTATGGCAAATATATCTACCGGAAGTTTTGCGTCTGTTGTATCTAATTCAGGTGCATTGGGAGTAATAGCATCAGGAGGAATGGATAAGGATACTTTAAGAGAAGAAATAAGAGTATGTAAAAGTAAGACAGATGGTGTATTTGGAGTAAATCTTATGCTTTTACATCCGCAAATAGATGAGCTTGCAAAGATTGTAATTGAAGAGAAAGTACCGGTAGTTACCACAGGAGCAGGAAACCCGTCAAAATATATAGAAAGCTGGAAAAAAGAAGGAATTAAAGTAGTTCCTGTAGTTCCTAATTCTACACTTGCAAGGAGAGTTGAGCAATATGGAGCAGATGCTGTAATAGCAGAAGGATGTGAAAGCGGTGGACATATTGGACCTATGACAACTATGACTATAGTGAGTGAGGTTGTTCAGGAAGTAAAAATACCTGTTATAGCTGCAGGAGGTATGTGTAACGGCAAACAAATGGTGGCCGCTGAAATATTAGGAGCTCAAGGTATGCAAATGGGAACAGTTTTTTTGGCAACAAAAGAGTGTCCTATACAT containing:
- a CDS encoding methyl-accepting chemotaxis protein, producing MFLKKSKNDNMEISKKKFLGIGFKLSSIIAAVLILILGAKTVYDSASNYRYAIKTNESIELEKTRKLALEIESMFNGMYQSAKDMEIIVEQILESPVEERSRNLVIKSLEKITLNNPDIDSIGIFFEPNAFDGKDEQYKTPDNPTGRFGPYAVSSGNTVSMKTIVPKDEAWYTKPMQDKTNVLLPPYTSVSDNLITSLSIPIQHNGNVVGVVVAVLNLDTFQEKIEKIEGVSKNNIKTILARNGTIVANSYDKALLTKNVAENDEGTRNAIENANNDKETMINRKSTLTGDMSKVIYVPIKIKGVDKSWVYSSTNALSSFTAYARYNMYLTIIISIVMILIIILVVSTSIRKMVSFPLSAVQSAIGKMAEYNLDVEEDSLKVRAYRNNNDEIGAMLRSIRLMVDNLKSLITSISSNTQNVAATAEELTATSQSTSESSQEVASAVGNIAQGATSQAQDTQSAAQSIERSNSLLSEMIDILEQLSESTNTIYAKKEEGNEVLKELIEISEENQNIQSKVSEVIFDTNKSTEKISTASEMIQSISDQTNLLALNAAIEAARAGEAGKGFAVVAEEIRKLAEQSAGFTEEIRKVIDELKVKSESAVSMMQSATDMSNKQEEKVNETGKKFEEISTAVENSKKIVDNINSSSKKIEQENQNVIRVVENLSAIAEENAATTQQAAASVDSQTESIQDISKASENLATIATDLQEEVSKFRF
- a CDS encoding acyl carrier protein, producing the protein MFEQVQEIIAEVLGTDKENIKLESNLTDDLNADSLDALDIATQIEDKLSVKIPDEEFTKFQTVKDIVDYLENNK
- a CDS encoding acetyl-CoA carboxylase carboxyltransferase subunit beta; translation: MKFENIGSKLLSFAKSSTITCSHCKKEVKKSAVEKSNYICPNCNLYFKMPAVSRIKSILDSYDVISKNPDIYDPINFPNYKEKQVDMRKKTDSMEAVLSAVGNIKDERVVVCVMDPNYFMGSMGSYVGEEISRTFIYAKENNLPVVVFSASGGARMQEGIYSLMQMAKTTMAVNEHNEAKLLYISCMTNPTTGGVIASFASIADIIISEPHAHLGFAGPRVIKQTIRQDLPEGFQSAEFLLEHGFLDDIVPRENLKEYIYTLIRLHKNVRTIN
- the accA gene encoding carboxyltransferase subunit alpha — protein: MEQMGYIDNSYAYDTVCRARDKERPKAHEFAENIIKKQIILHGDRFFADDPCVFGGIGLFHRIPVTFIGMRKSKEISENIKFNFGMPNPEGYRKAIRLMEQAEKFSRPVITFIDTPGAYPGIGAEERGQGEAIASCIACMSRLTVPTIAVFTGEGGSGGALAFAVANKVIMMENSIYSVLSPEGFATILWKDASRAKEAASIMKLTAKELFDFGVADDIVKEDDWSSEEAKKRNFLRLDRTIQYHLLKLMDMSKENVLKSKKEKFFSMGEINGVRN
- a CDS encoding beta-ketoacyl-ACP synthase 3, producing the protein MGLEIKKTSSYLPEKIVENSEFEKYLDTSDEWISSRTGIKVRHFAKNETTSDMISKVCEGFELTEEERSKIKAVIVSSLTPDSLMPNMACHVQNFLGLNEDIFATDINMACSGFAGGVTLIEGILQEGDYGIVIGAEKLSGIINLNDRNTAVLFGDGAGGVLVKKNNDVSACDFGASYSADALKLRDFRESENYVSMDGKKVYRFAVDVITKSIENVLAKLNKKPEDITYFISHQANEKILKSACRKWNVPIDKFPMNLQSVGNTSSASIPLILDEVNKKGMLKKGDEVIFCGFGGGLTWVSYYVKW
- a CDS encoding nitronate monooxygenase is translated as MINKLLGIKYPILQGGMANISTGSFASVVSNSGALGVIASGGMDKDTLREEIRVCKSKTDGVFGVNLMLLHPQIDELAKIVIEEKVPVVTTGAGNPSKYIESWKKEGIKVVPVVPNSTLARRVEQYGADAVIAEGCESGGHIGPMTTMTIVSEVVQEVKIPVIAAGGMCNGKQMVAAEILGAQGMQMGTVFLATKECPIHENYRNAILKASSNNITVTGYSIGMPVRLIKNDMSRKYLAMERKGEDKMELEKFTLGSMKKAVLDGDTSNGSVMAGLVVGQINKISTVEETIERLMSEYYSEWEKIGEKYKTKRDENR